GTCGCGGCGTCATCGCGTACTGGATGAGCGCCGCAACGACCATGAAGGCGAGCTGGATCCACATTAGAAAATGATGCTCCCATCGGTCGGGCTTTGATCAGGGATGTTGGGTGCACCGCCGTAGTTCGGCAGGTTGTTGTAGTACTTGCAGTCCGCGATCGTCTTGTTGCATCCGGGATAGGCATTGAGCACGAGCCCAGCGGCGAAATCGACGGAGCCCGCATCAATGCTGATCGACGTGCCGACATGGCTCTCGATGGTGCGGTGGTCGATCACGCCATCGGCGTTCGTCCAGCTGACATAGCCACCCGCGAAGCGCCCATCAGGGAGCGCCGCGAATGCCGGCGACTGCAGTGTGACGCCGCTAGCGGCGCTCAACGTGGCAACGACCTTGTGCGCTTCTGGATCAACGCCGCAACCATCGCGGTAGAGGGCATACGGGCACTGACGACACCAACGCAATCGCAAGCCAAGGCGGCGAAAGTTGGCGTAGATGGGATCGCATGAAAGCTTGACGCCGCTGCTCGCCCACTTGACCTGCGTCACACGACCCGCCCATTCCACGACGGCGTCGGTATCACCCTCGTGCTGCGACCACACCCGAAGATTGACCGGGTCTTTGGGCGGGGCGAAGCGGAACAGTTCGGCGACCGCGAAACCCTGCGGAGCTGTGATGGTCCGCGTCTGCTGGCGGATCTCTTGCGACGCCTGGATGGCATCCATATCGATCGCGGTTGGCACATAGATCTGGTTCTGCCAGGTCATGGGGCGATCCGCAGTCGTATGGCACCAGTGTTTGGACTGGCGCCAGAAATCGAACAGCATCAGCGGCGCGCCACCGAGGTCGGCGCTTTCGCGGGCTTCAAACGTCACGGGGATCAGCCCTCCAGGTGAGATCCACGAACGCATAGCCGTCGATGGTCTGCGTGTGCGTGATCTTGATGTTGTCGCTGTCGAGCCGTGACAGCGTGAGGAACGAGATCGCGCGAACGTTGGCCGGCGCGAAGCCGATGTCCATCGCCACGTCGAGCGATAGACGCTCAGTCGATGCGTCGAGCTCGGTCCAACCGATCAACCGGCGGTAGCGGATGGTGCCATCGTTGAGTTCGATGCGGATATCACGACGGCCGATCTGGCCACGAAGGAAGCGGGTATAGCCACTCCACTCCACATCGATCGTTTGCGCACCGTTCTGGACCTGGTCGACCAGCACCAGGTCATCATTCCAGCTCGGCACCCAGATGCTACTGGCGCGACCGGCCAGCGCGTAGAGCAGCGATCGCATGGCGGCGCGATCGAATGCACCGCCATCAAGGATGAAGCGGTGCGTATGGCTGGGAAGACCGACGCCAGCGGTGTCGTCGACATCCGCGACGCCGGTGCCCGGGTCGGTCACCACGATCATCCGGTTAAATATGGTGGTCGGCTCCTCGACCGTATTCGGGCGCCGCTCCATCACCGGAAAGCTCCGATACGCCGATGCGCCTGCGTTCGGCGCCCAGTCGCACGGTTCCACCGTAATGAACGACGGGCTGACCGTGCTGTAGTTGCTCGTGTGGCGCTTGAGCGTGGGAAACGACGCCAGGCGCACGGTTCGCACCGGATAGATCCGCGCGGATCCACGCGGCCATGCGTTGGCCGTGGGGTGCGTCAGTGCGAGGCCGGCGGCCGTCACGCTGTCGATCTCCAGAATCTCGTAGGTCACGGCGTCGGCGATGATCATCGCGAGGCCGCCGGCGACGTAGTCACGGTTGGTGGTGTCGCTGGCGATCGAGAGCGAGCCCTGCAAGACGTCGCTGTTCAACGGCGAGCCATCGGGCCAGATCGGGAGCGCCCACACACGACTGGACCAATCAAACAGCGCCGCTTCCATGTAACGGCGCTGTTGCGCAGTGAGCATGGCGTCGAAGTCAAACGTGCGACGGGGAGCGATGCGCAGTTGCCGGCGTTGTTCCACACCAGAGAGCGGCGTCAGGATGTCCGTGAGCCAGCCGATGGTCTCGGTGACGCCGTCGCCGCCCCAATCGGGCACCTGCGTCCAGCCGGTGATGCGGTTGCCCGTGATCTCCGCGGACTGCGGAGGCAGTCCCTGGAACGTCCAGGTGATCAAGGCATCCACCACCGGAGGGCCATCGCTGCCGACACTGACCGTCCATGTCAGCTCCTGGCCCGGTCCAAACTCCGCCGGTGGCACCACCGGCGGCACGATCGCGACACCGTCAGCGCCTTGCGTCGTCACGGTAGCGAGCGTCTGCGGACGATCAAGCCACGCGTTCCACACCGCGATCGATCGCGTCTGCAGACTGACGACGTTGCCCAGGGCGAGCAGTGCGGGCGTGATATGGATACGGTTGTACCAGTCGCCAAAGAAGCTGGGCGATTGCTCGCCCTGGCGGGCGATGCTCGACACGTCCACCACGCCATGCGCCGTGTAGTGACCCGTGCTCGTGGCCGCGCTCAGCTGGGCACCAAAGGGCTGCACCACCGCGTCGCGCGTATCCAGCGCATTGGTGAGACCTGCGCTGGCGGCGAACAGGCAGGAGGCGGCGAGGATCGCGTTCGTCATGGGATCTTCTTGAACGCGAAGGCGTAGTTGCCCGACGAGATCACCGGGCTATTAATCGTTCCGCTGGTCGGTCCCTTGCTGCATGCAGGAAGCACACGCCACGTATCGGCGCCGATGACGATCTCGTCGCCGGCATTGATATAGGACATGTTGACGAGGCGAACGTCTGGCACGTCGCCGACATAGGAGTACGTGCCGCCAGACGCGCGCTCCAGAAAGATGGGAAGCGTGAAGAACGGCGCAAGGGCGTTGAACTGGTTGGGCGTGCGGCTCCAGCCGCGATGCTGTGTTCCAGCGCGCTGCACCGGCATGAGGGCGCGTGTCGGGCTCGGCCGACCCGGTCCAAACCAGTAGAACGTTCCGTCTACCGTCGCCCCCACGAAGCCCGACGTCGATGCTTGGCTCCACGGAACGTAGTTGCCGCCGATATCGGGAACGCTTCCCCACGTGCCCGAGAAATCCCACTGTGTCGTCTGAAAGTACGTGCACGGCGCGGCACCACCGACCGTGTTGAGCTGGCCAGCATGGATATGCAGAAACACACCGGCCACCCTCTCGACAACGACGTGCAGATAGGTGTTGTTCGGATCAGTGAAGAACTGATAGCTGGCATAGGGGCCGACGCCCGGGTTCGCGGTACCGACCGGCGAGACATTCGGCTGGGATCCCACGGGCTGGCCAGCTGTGTAACCCGTAGCGCCTTGAATGTTGATGTTGCCCGCATTGGCGCGCCACCAGAGGAAGCACGAGCCCTTGTGCATGGCGAGCGTCCAGTCGTCACCGCTGGTGTTGTTGGAAAGGTCGATCGCCCAGCCCGCATTGCCCGCAAACGTGGCAAGGGCCTGCAAGAGCAGCGAGGGACTGTTGGCGGTTCCAGGCTGATACATAGCGTCACTTCATCCTGACGGCGGCGTAGCTGCTCTGGCTGCTACGGAAGATGTTGGGAAACTGCTGCCACGTATCGCCATTGATGGCGTAGGTGTCTTCAGCACTGCTGCCCGCGCCAGTCACAAAACCCAGGCCATCGAACTCACCCCATACGTTGCCGGTGGTTTGCGAGCTGCACTCCATGCGCGCGGGGAACACCGAGTACGTACCATCGAGGTTCGGTGCCATCCAGTTCATCTGGTTGCTTTGGTCGTATTGCCACGGCCAGACATTGTTGGTGGAGTCCTGCGATGGATTGGCGGTCGCGGGCACCCAGTTGCGCACCGTTTGCCACGTCGCGTCGGTGGTGAAGAAGAACGCGCCACAGCCATCCCAGAAGGCCATGTGCGTCCAGTCAGCCTGCGAATAGCGCTGGCTCGCATTGACACCTGATGCGCCAATAAAGAGCGGCATGCGGTGCTGGCCAGGCGTGCCATAGCGATTGGGAAACCCGAGGTACATCCACTCGTATACCGTGCCGACCTTGGCGATCAGGATGACGCGCTGACCGTTGGCGATGAACCAGTAGGGGATCGGCTTGCCCGGCTGATTCCACAGATAGGTGAAGGCGCCCGGCGAACTGTTGGGCTGGTTCTCGAACGTATTGCTGGACACGTAGCCCAGCGCGCCGCGCGCTTCCCAGTTCCAGTAGTCCGAAGCCACGTTGTGGAACGCGCGCAGGTTGATGAAGATCTGATCGGTGTTCGCCAGCCCTGGTGCCTTCAGGTAGTAGGTCTGGTCGATGGTGTTTCCATTGACGAGCAGGGGTGCGTTGCTCTGCGCGACGATGGTCCAGGCTTGGCTGGCATTGACCAAGTCGGTCGACGTGGTGAGGAAGGTGACCAGCTTGCTGAGCAGGTCCAGATAGTCGTTGGCATTGCCCGATGAAACGGCCATGTCAGCCTCCAATGGAGCGCTTCACGCGCGTCGGGTTGTTGTCGATGGTGTTCAAGATGTGCTCCTGGCCGTCGCTGCTGTCGAGGTAGTCCTTTACCAGCGAGTGGTGAGGCACGTTGATGAGGGAGAGGTTGATCGGGGGCTGCCCGCTACGCATGCCGGCGTCGCGGCTCGGGAACAGCGGCGACTGACTGGCGCGTGCGGCCAGTGGCGCGACGTAGCCACCATCGGAGAAGCCGGGGAAATGACCGGACAGGCCTGCCACGCCGTGGGTGTTGAGGTCATCGAGCATCGAGCGCACGCCCGGCTGTGCGACAACCGCCGCGCGCGTGACGTGCTCTCCACCATGCACGACGCCTGCGACCTCGGTATGTCCGATGTCTCCGGTATAGCCGCCTTCGGAATAGCCACCAGAGTCGGCGGCGAAGTTGAACCAGTACGAGCCATCATTCGCGGCGCTGCTCGCACCGCCTGATCCAGAGCTGCCGAACAAGCTGGTGAGCATGTTGATCCAACTGCTGCCACCGCTGCTCGATGCCGAGCTGCCGGTGGCGGCCGCCGCGATCGAGCCGGCCGCGACCGTGCCGGCGTCGACAATGGCAGTGGAGATCGTGGTGCCAGCAGTGCCGATCGACGTCGCAGCCGTCGCGCCAGCACTGCTGATCGCCGTTGCTGTGGTTGCCGAGGCGGAAGTGCCGGCCGACGCGCCGATGGTCTGGCCACTGCCACCCAGGAGCTGGGATAGCCACGACGTGGCACCGCTGAGCTGATTGGTCAGCATTTCCGACAGCTGCTGCGAGGCGATGCGCTGCAGACCGCGTGCCAGGTCGAGGAACAGCGTGTTCAGCAGCTCGCGTGCATTGGTGATGCGCGTTCCAAGGCCGTTGAACACGTCATCAAACGAGCTTTGAAAGTCGTTGCGAACGCTGGTGGTGATCTGGTCCGTTTCCAGACCGAGCCGCTCCATCTCGCTCCGCAGCTGTTGAACTTGCTCAATGACCTTCGGATCGGCGGTAGCGTCGGCCAAAGCCTGAAGCTTAGGCAGCTCTGCAGAAATGGCCTCATAGGTCTGCTTGTGCAGGTCGAAGAGCTGCTGCTGCGCCTCGACCTGGTTCAGCTGGCCAGCCTGCAGTCGCGCCTGGATATCTTGCTCCTGGCGCTGCTGGTCAGACTGCACGGTCGAGATGTCGCTGCGGAGAGCACTCAGCTGTGCCTTAGCGGTCTCGACATCGATGATGACCTTGATTTTCGCCGCCGAGGCAGTGTCGCCGTTGAGGTTCGCCGAGCGCAGCGCCTTGGAGTACTGGTCCTGAATACGAAGCGCTGCGGCTTCACCATCCTGGCCCGTGGCACGCAGGTAGGCTTCTTGTAGCCGGCTGGCGTCTTCGATTTTCTTCTCGGCCGCTTGGTGCTCCTGGTCATCGAGCACGGCGCGCTTGGCCGCCGCGTCAGCGCGGGCCTTGGTGATCTGGGCGTCGATGCCCTGGACCTGCTGATCGATGCGAATCCGTTCGGCGGCGTTGTTGCCGTGACCGGCGATCGCCGCCTTCTCGCTTTCGAGCTCGGCGATCTGCTTGGACTCCAGATCGTCGATGTTCTTTTTCTTCTGAGCCCAGTAGTCGTTGTCCGATACCGTGCCGGCCTTGCGGGCGGCATCGAGCGTGTGCTCGGCGTTGGTGAACGCATCGGTGTAGAGCTGCAGTTGTTGGCGCGCCTGAGCTGTATCCGCTGAAAGGCCGGCGCGATCGGCGGCTCCGGCCGAGCGATCGGTGAACTTCTTCTCGACGTCCGCGCGCTGTGCGTCATACGCACCGCCAGAGAACTGCACCTTGCCCTGAGCATCGACGACGTTGGTGACGTCCTTCAAACGCGGGTTATTGGCCGCGTTGGGGTCGTTCCACATGGCGAGGAACTGCTGATCGAGTTCGTCGAGTGCGTGCTTGCGCGCGGTGGGTTTGTCGTATTGCTCCTGGCGCTTGTCGAAGCCGGCGTTGGCCTTCAGCGCAGCGTCGTTCAGACGACTGTTCTGCGCCGCCTGGTCCGCGTCGCTCTGCGCCTTGGTGACGCGGGCCTGCAGCTCCTGCAGGCGAGCCTCATCGGCTGCGCTGAAGGTTTCCTTGGCACCTGGGATGTGGTCAACCAGGCCAGCGCCGAGGACCGTATTGAGCGTGCGACCGAAGGTGCTGTAGTTCCCCTCCTGGGCGAAGGCTTTACGACCCTGCAGGGCATATAGCTCGTTCTGATCGCTAGCCGTGCCCAGAGCGACCGACGTGCCTTGCTTCATCTTCTCCCAGGCACTCGATACCTCACCGCCCAGATCGCGCCACACCTTCGTGAGGCCGGTCACATGCTCTTTGACGTCGTCGATGCGGGTAATGGCGGCCTCGTGGAAAGCACGTGCCTCCACGTCCTGTGCTCCCTGCACATCGCCGGCTTCCTCCAGCGCCTTGATCTGGTCGTAGACCGCCGTCGTCAGGTAGTGGAACTGCTCATTCGCTTTCATGGCACCAGTGGTGGTGCCGTCGAAGAAGCGAAGCGCTTCCTGTGATGCCTTCTCGGCGTTGGCGCCAGTCAGCTCGCCGATATCGGCAGCGGCTTGGGCAACGGACGCGAGCGACTGCTGCCCAACCTTACCGGATTGCGCAAGTTGATCGATGATCTCGCGCGACGTGGAAAGCTTGGTATTAGCCGAGGTGATACCCGATGCCATCTGTTCGAACGAACCTGCCGTCAGGCCGACACTGTTGCCGGTAACGTCGATGGCTTCATGCAGCTTGGCTTCGTCATTGGCGGCAGACAACGCGGCGGCCGCGAACGTACCGAGCACGGCAGCCGCGCTGGCGATCGAAATGCCGGTCGTGGTGAAAACACTACCGAGCAGGCCCGTCGCGTTGGCCAGCGTGAACGACGTCTGTTCGAAGCGACCCCAGTTGCCATTGGCAGCATCGGCGCCGAGGCGGCCGAGTTCCCGGCGAGCAAAGGCATTGTTCAGGCCGCCACCGCCGTGGCCACCACCGCCGTTGCCGCCTCCATTCCCGCCGCCGTTTCCGCCATTGCCACCGCCGCCGGGTCCATTCCTACGGCGCTGCTGTGCGAGCTTGTCCTCGATCTGATTCAGGCGCTCCAATGCCGCCGTTTGCTCGGCGGTGCTGAGGGTGCCCTGGCGCATCATGTTGTCGAGCTGCGCCTCGATCGCCGCGAGCTCTTCCGTGCTCTTGGCTCCGCGCTTGAGCGAAGCCTCCAGGGCAGCTCGCTCCTGGACATTGCGCGCCACCGTCGCACCCGTGCGCTGCACGGACGCCAAGGAACGCTGATACGCCGCGACCTCAGCGTCCGTGGCACGCGTAGTGGCAGCAGAAGCCGCCACGGCTGCTGTCGCGGCGTTGGCCTGTTCGGTCTGCGCAGCGGCGGCTTCCAGGGAAGCCTTGACCATCGCCGAGATGCGGGTGGACGCGGCGTCAGCCGCTTCCCCCTGTGCTGCCAACACGGTGGTGGTGGTTTCTGCGGATTCGGCCAGGCTGACCTGGGCGGCCTGGGCCTGTGCCGAGGAGGTGGCGATGGACGCCAAGCCATCGGCCGTGGTGGCCAACCTGGTCAGGGCATCCGCCGCCCGCGTGGCGGCCTGGGCGATCTGGTCGTTCGCCACACCGACTTGCCCGAGATTGGTCACCCCCGCCTTGGTATCGGCGGTGACTTTGAGGGCTAGATTGAGTTCGGCGCCAGGCGACGACACGCGGGCTTCTCCTTCATTTGCGCAACTGATGCAGCCAGGCCGACACTTCCGCGCCTCCGCCCATGCCGGCGTTTATCTCTTCTGTCCTATCTGCGCGGGCGCGGCGCTCACGTCGGAGCGCCGCCCCGTAGAACAGGTTCAACTGGCGGCGTGTGTAGCGTCCGAGCTGCTCGGGGCCGCCGTGCCCGTGGGCGATGAGGGTTGCGTAGATGTCGGCCCATCGGTCGCCTTGACCCGGTCGAGGCGCAAACGCCGCGTTGCGCTCTCCACGAAAAAATCGCGGTTGACCGCCCACCAGGTCAGCACGATGTTTTCGGTGTCCAGGGCGCCCAGCTTGCGAACCCACGCTTCGTCGACGTGCGCAGCGCGGGCGACCAGTGTCGCCACCACATCAGCGTGTGGCGCCAGGACGTCGAGCACCTCATCGGCGTCCAGGGTCTCCTTCATCTTGAAGGCCTGATACAGCGCCTGGACGATGAGGTTGGTCAGCGGGCGGAGTTCCAGGCTTTCCTCGAACTCGTACTCAGCCACCACCACCGTCTGGCCCGCGATCGGCACCTGGCGCTTGGAATGGATGACCGAAATATCGTCGCGGCCGTCATCCGGCCGCGACTCGTCAGGGTGCATCTTGCGGGCCATCAGGTGCTCACCCGCTCGATGCGACCGAAGCCACCCAGCGTCGGGTCGGCGGCGTTGAGCGGGTCATACAGCACCGAACCACTGCACGGCAGGCTGCCATAGCCGTCGTTGATGACATCGAGCTGGCTGATCGGGTCGATGCGCAGGCGATACAGGCGGATCAGTACGGCGTCGCCCGTCTCCGTGTCCACGCCATCGAGCACGAAATAACGCTCCGGAGCCGGCTGGGTGAACATCGCCACGTTGGTGGCACCGGCATAGGTGTACGCGGCCTTGAACGGCTGCGTGAACGTGCCGACGTTGTTCATGATCACGATGCCATTGTTGTTGGCGGCCACCGGCGACTGCGGGATCTGGTAGTTGGCCGGAGGAACAGTCTGCGGCGTCGCGGAGCTGTCGGTGATGGCCAGCGCCGAGATGCCGTTCTGTGCCAGCTTGATGTTGTCGCCAGCAACCACCTGCGGGAGTACTTCGCCGGTCACCGTGCCGCCCGCCACGACAAGCGGCGTGGCATACATGCCCACAGCCAGCGCGCCGGGCGACCACTGCTTGAACGTCATCGACAGATCGCACTTGGTCTGCTTGATCATGCGACCGATCTGCTGGCGCAGGCCGGTGTAGCTGTCGAATGCGTCATCCGTCGACGTGCTCAGCTTGATCTGGCACGGCGTGACGTCGCCCACCCACTGCAGGGATGCCGGACCACCGTTGGCCTGGCGAGTGCCCAGGAGCACGCGCCCCTGGAACGAGAACAAACGGGGATTGGTGTTGGTGCTCATTTCGCGCTCGTGTCCTGCGTGGCAACCGCGCTACCGGTCGTGGGGGTCGCCGCCGGAGCGGCCGCCAGTGCGCTGGCGATCTGCTGCACCTCGCCCTGTGCAGCCTCGGCCTTCGCATCGGCCTTATCGATCGCAGCAGCGATCTCGTCGGCGTGCGGAGCCGGGTTGTCCTTCGTGGCGAGCTTCTTGGCCTCGGCCTTGATCGCGTCGAAGGCTTCCTCGATCAGATCCTCGCCTTTGAGCCAGATGGCATCGATCAGCGGCACGTCGATCTGCGCGCCGGCTTTGTAATCGGTGCCGTTGTGCGTGTGGTCGAACTTCAACGTGATCTTCATGGGATTACCTCTGTAGGGAGTGCTGGGTGCGGTAGACGTCGGTCCAGAGGACGTTGGCCTGGTCGTAGTCGACCAAGTCGCCCTGGACGAACTGGGTGGGACGTGCGCCGGGGAGCTTGGGCACCCATCCCATGAATGCGGAACGGACCTGACCGAGCAGCGGCCGGAGCAACTCCGCTGCATCGATCCCGCGCGTAGAGGCGCGGTAGTTGCGTGCGATCACCACCACGCCGAAGGTGACGCCGGCATGCTGCTCACCGGTCGTGTTGCCGACGTTGGGGATGCCCTTCTCACGGGCCAGCAGCACGAAGGCGCAGGGCGGCCGGAAGTCGCGGAGGCTTTTCACCGCCGCGTACTCCACTGCGCCAAACACGCCGCCCGTCAGGAGCGGCGCATTGGTCTGCAGCTGCGTGATAGCGAGCTCGATGTCGAAGGGCTCGAAGTTCACTCGTAGATCTCCCACGGACCCGGGCGATAGGTCTGATCCGTCGTGGTCTGCGGGATGCCGATGCCTGGAACCGTGGTGGTGTCGCCGATGCCCAGCGAGAACTGACCGATCGCCGTCTGCTGCAGCAGCTTCAGTGCGTCCTGGTAGTCACGAGCGATCGGGTCCGTCCGAGCGTCCGTGATGCGGTCCTTGTGCAGCATGTAGCGAGTGATCTGGCGCGCCCACGCCGTGACGATGCTGGGAATGGGATTGAGCGGCAGCGTGTAACCACGCTTGGCCAGGAAGCCTTCGATCAAACCATCCGCATCGGTCTGTGCATCCGTGACGCGCGCCATCGCCTGATTGGCGATGGCGACGTCTGCCGGCGACCAGGCGCTGGTGTCGTTGCCGCGCAGCACCGCATCCATCAGCTGCGCGTCGACGACAGGAACGCCATCCGGGGTAGCCACCTGTGCGATCTCGGTGGCGCCCGGGCGTTCGGCAAGTTGAGCGGCAGTGATATACACGGGGCGCGCTTACTTCACCGGATCCTTCGGCGGTACCTGGCTGCCGTCATCCTTCTTGGCGGCCGACTTCTTGACGGTGACCTTGGCGTCGTCTGCCGCGTCTTCCAGCACGCCGGCATCACGCAGATAGGTGGCGTTTTCGTCGTTGTCGTCGAGCTCGATGACAGCGCCGAGCGGAACCGGCTTGCCGTCGTGCTTGAGAGTCGACTTCACGGTGAACTTCGACATGGAATGTTTCTCCTCGGAGGGTCACCGGCCGGGCTCTCCCGGCCGGTGCCTATCTCGCGCTTCGTGGGGTTATGACGTGACGCGGCTTAGTTGCCAGCGCCCTGGATGAGGAAGCCGGCCTGCATGCCGGAGAGCACCGGCGTGTAGTCGAACGTGACCGGGTACACCCAGCTCTTGGTGTTGGGATCCCAGTACGGCTGCTCGACCATCGGCATGCCTTCGATGTGGTAGGTGTAGGCGAAGCTCGGCTCTTCGGCGTTCGCGCTGGCATCGCCGCCACCCGAGGGAGCGACATAGGCGAGCACCACGTCGGGGCCCCAGACATCGCCGAACGCGTCGGTGACCGGATCCGCCGCCACCGCCGCACCCACGGCGACGTTCGGGATCTCCCACAGGCTGGCGAGAATCGCCGTCGTCACCGAATCGCGACCGGTGTATTTGATGCGGTCGAGGATCTGCGGGTTTTCCTTGCAGTTCTTCAGCGCCTTGGGCGAGATGATCGCCGTGTTCGGATACAGGCCCACCGTGGAGCGGATCGCTTCGCGGCCAGCCTGCACGTCGCTGATCGGCGTGCCCGTAGCCGAACTCCAGAGGCTCGTGCCGCTGAGTGCGAGCTTGTGGTTGGCGTCGAAGTTGGCGGCGTTGCGCGCCATGTTGGCGCAGGCCACCTCTTCGCCCAGCGTCATCACGTTCATGACGGTGTTGACGGCGCGAGTCGCCAGG
This genomic window from Dyella terrae contains:
- a CDS encoding DUF6631 family protein; amino-acid sequence: MARKMHPDESRPDDGRDDISVIHSKRQVPIAGQTVVVAEYEFEESLELRPLTNLIVQALYQAFKMKETLDADEVLDVLAPHADVVATLVARAAHVDEAWVRKLGALDTENIVLTWWAVNRDFFVESATRRLRLDRVKATDGPTSTQPSSPTGTAAPSSSDATHAAS
- a CDS encoding DUF1320 domain-containing protein translates to MYITAAQLAERPGATEIAQVATPDGVPVVDAQLMDAVLRGNDTSAWSPADVAIANQAMARVTDAQTDADGLIEGFLAKRGYTLPLNPIPSIVTAWARQITRYMLHKDRITDARTDPIARDYQDALKLLQQTAIGQFSLGIGDTTTVPGIGIPQTTTDQTYRPGPWEIYE
- a CDS encoding phage BR0599 family protein, with product MTFEARESADLGGAPLMLFDFWRQSKHWCHTTADRPMTWQNQIYVPTAIDMDAIQASQEIRQQTRTITAPQGFAVAELFRFAPPKDPVNLRVWSQHEGDTDAVVEWAGRVTQVKWASSGVKLSCDPIYANFRRLGLRLRWCRQCPYALYRDGCGVDPEAHKVVATLSAASGVTLQSPAFAALPDGRFAGGYVSWTNADGVIDHRTIESHVGTSISIDAGSVDFAAGLVLNAYPGCNKTIADCKYYNNLPNYGGAPNIPDQSPTDGSIIF
- a CDS encoding DUF7210 family protein, which translates into the protein MKITLKFDHTHNGTDYKAGAQIDVPLIDAIWLKGEDLIEEAFDAIKAEAKKLATKDNPAPHADEIAAAIDKADAKAEAAQGEVQQIASALAAAPAATPTTGSAVATQDTSAK
- a CDS encoding phage tail length tape measure family protein, which produces MSSPGAELNLALKVTADTKAGVTNLGQVGVANDQIAQAATRAADALTRLATTADGLASIATSSAQAQAAQVSLAESAETTTTVLAAQGEAADAASTRISAMVKASLEAAAAQTEQANAATAAVAASAATTRATDAEVAAYQRSLASVQRTGATVARNVQERAALEASLKRGAKSTEELAAIEAQLDNMMRQGTLSTAEQTAALERLNQIEDKLAQQRRRNGPGGGGNGGNGGGNGGGNGGGGHGGGGLNNAFARRELGRLGADAANGNWGRFEQTSFTLANATGLLGSVFTTTGISIASAAAVLGTFAAAALSAANDEAKLHEAIDVTGNSVGLTAGSFEQMASGITSANTKLSTSREIIDQLAQSGKVGQQSLASVAQAAADIGELTGANAEKASQEALRFFDGTTTGAMKANEQFHYLTTAVYDQIKALEEAGDVQGAQDVEARAFHEAAITRIDDVKEHVTGLTKVWRDLGGEVSSAWEKMKQGTSVALGTASDQNELYALQGRKAFAQEGNYSTFGRTLNTVLGAGLVDHIPGAKETFSAADEARLQELQARVTKAQSDADQAAQNSRLNDAALKANAGFDKRQEQYDKPTARKHALDELDQQFLAMWNDPNAANNPRLKDVTNVVDAQGKVQFSGGAYDAQRADVEKKFTDRSAGAADRAGLSADTAQARQQLQLYTDAFTNAEHTLDAARKAGTVSDNDYWAQKKKNIDDLESKQIAELESEKAAIAGHGNNAAERIRIDQQVQGIDAQITKARADAAAKRAVLDDQEHQAAEKKIEDASRLQEAYLRATGQDGEAAALRIQDQYSKALRSANLNGDTASAAKIKVIIDVETAKAQLSALRSDISTVQSDQQRQEQDIQARLQAGQLNQVEAQQQLFDLHKQTYEAISAELPKLQALADATADPKVIEQVQQLRSEMERLGLETDQITTSVRNDFQSSFDDVFNGLGTRITNARELLNTLFLDLARGLQRIASQQLSEMLTNQLSGATSWLSQLLGGSGQTIGASAGTSASATTATAISSAGATAATSIGTAGTTISTAIVDAGTVAAGSIAAAATGSSASSSGGSSWINMLTSLFGSSGSGGASSAANDGSYWFNFAADSGGYSEGGYTGDIGHTEVAGVVHGGEHVTRAAVVAQPGVRSMLDDLNTHGVAGLSGHFPGFSDGGYVAPLAARASQSPLFPSRDAGMRSGQPPINLSLINVPHHSLVKDYLDSSDGQEHILNTIDNNPTRVKRSIGG
- a CDS encoding phage tail terminator protein, translating into MNFEPFDIELAITQLQTNAPLLTGGVFGAVEYAAVKSLRDFRPPCAFVLLAREKGIPNVGNTTGEQHAGVTFGVVVIARNYRASTRGIDAAELLRPLLGQVRSAFMGWVPKLPGARPTQFVQGDLVDYDQANVLWTDVYRTQHSLQR